In a single window of the Massilia oculi genome:
- a CDS encoding dicarboxylate/amino acid:cation symporter, with product MNNRNRLTTFIMIALVVGIVVGYLVNANTDAAGATSFSDTMSLITTMFLRLIKMIIAPLVFATLVVGIAKMGDAKEVGRIGVKALGWFVIASIISLSLGLVLVNIFRPGDALFAAGMMPPVDAQSGITSGSLTMKDFITHLIPTSIVDGMARNEILQIVVFSVFFGTAAAAVGARATPMIDAIDGVAHVMLKLTGYVMNFAPIAVFAAVAGIIAKSGLGVLSTYGIFMAQFYFGIALLWVVLIGIGMAVIGPRILRLISELRGPTVLAFSTASSEAAFPKTLESLERFGVKNRLASFVLPIGYSFNLDGSMMYCTFAAVFIAQAYGIDLSIGTQITMMLVLMLTSKGMAGVPRASLVVIAATLNQFDIPEAGLLLLLAIDHFLDMARSATNVIGNGIATAVVAKWEGDLGDPNKEPAISPLK from the coding sequence ATGAACAATCGAAATCGCCTGACTACCTTCATCATGATCGCCCTGGTGGTCGGCATCGTGGTCGGCTACCTGGTCAACGCCAATACGGACGCGGCGGGCGCGACGAGCTTCTCCGACACGATGTCGCTGATTACCACGATGTTCCTCCGCCTGATCAAGATGATCATCGCGCCGCTGGTGTTCGCGACCCTGGTGGTCGGCATCGCCAAGATGGGCGACGCCAAGGAAGTCGGCCGCATCGGCGTCAAGGCGCTGGGCTGGTTCGTGATCGCCTCCATCATCTCGCTGTCGCTGGGCCTGGTCCTGGTGAACATCTTCCGTCCGGGCGACGCGCTGTTCGCGGCGGGCATGATGCCGCCGGTCGACGCGCAATCGGGCATCACCAGCGGCAGCCTGACGATGAAGGACTTCATCACCCACCTGATCCCGACCTCGATCGTCGACGGCATGGCCAGGAACGAGATCCTGCAGATCGTCGTGTTCTCGGTGTTCTTCGGCACCGCCGCCGCCGCGGTCGGCGCGCGCGCCACGCCGATGATCGACGCCATCGACGGCGTCGCCCACGTCATGCTCAAGCTGACCGGCTACGTGATGAACTTCGCCCCGATCGCGGTGTTCGCGGCGGTGGCCGGCATCATCGCCAAGAGCGGCCTGGGCGTGCTGTCGACCTATGGCATCTTCATGGCCCAGTTCTACTTCGGCATCGCGCTCTTGTGGGTCGTCCTGATCGGCATCGGCATGGCCGTGATCGGCCCGCGCATCCTGCGCCTGATCTCGGAGCTGCGCGGCCCGACCGTGCTGGCCTTCTCGACCGCCTCGTCCGAAGCAGCCTTCCCGAAAACCCTGGAAAGCCTGGAGCGCTTCGGCGTCAAGAACCGCCTGGCCTCGTTCGTGCTGCCGATCGGCTACTCGTTCAACCTGGACGGCTCGATGATGTATTGCACCTTCGCCGCCGTCTTCATCGCCCAGGCCTATGGCATCGACCTGTCGATCGGCACCCAGATCACCATGATGCTGGTGCTGATGCTGACCTCGAAAGGCATGGCCGGCGTGCCGCGCGCCTCGCTGGTCGTGATCGCCGCGACCCTGAACCAGTTCGACATTCCCGAGGCCGGCCTGCTGCTGCTGCTGGCGATCGACCACTTCCTGGACATGGCCCGCTCGGCCACCAACGTGATCGGCAACGGCATCGCCACCGCCGTCGTCGCCAAGTGGGAGGGAGATTTGGGCGACCCCAACAAGGAACCGGCCATCTCGCCGCTGAAGTAG
- the pyrC gene encoding dihydroorotase: MSTIETPDTITITRPDDWHLHLRDGAAMASVLPHTARQFSRAIVMPNLRPPVTTAAAALEYRARILAALPEGMVFEPLMTLYLTDNTDPDEIRRAQDTGFIHAVKLYPAGATTNSDAGVTDLKKCYKTLEVMQEVGMPLLVHGEVTDNEIDLFDREAVFIERVMRPLRKDMPALNVVFEHITTKDAAQYVAEAEGPIAATITAHHLLYNRNEIFRGGIRPHFYCLPVLKREEHRLALVTAATSGDERFFLGTDSAPHAVHTKYAACGCAGCYTALHAMEMYTEAFAQAGALDKLEAFASFNGPAFYNLPRNVGTITLKRESWTLPESVPMGEHQLVPLNAGESINWKMV; this comes from the coding sequence ATGTCCACCATCGAGACCCCAGACACCATCACCATCACTCGTCCAGACGACTGGCACCTGCACCTGCGCGACGGCGCGGCGATGGCCAGCGTATTGCCGCACACCGCCCGCCAGTTCAGCCGCGCGATCGTGATGCCGAACCTGCGCCCGCCGGTGACCACGGCCGCCGCCGCCCTTGAGTACCGCGCGCGCATCCTGGCCGCGCTGCCGGAAGGGATGGTTTTTGAGCCGCTGATGACGCTGTACCTGACCGACAACACCGATCCGGACGAGATCCGCCGCGCCCAGGACACCGGTTTCATCCACGCGGTCAAGCTGTACCCGGCCGGCGCCACCACCAATTCGGATGCCGGCGTCACCGACCTCAAAAAGTGCTACAAGACGCTGGAAGTGATGCAGGAAGTCGGCATGCCGCTGCTGGTGCATGGCGAAGTGACCGACAACGAGATCGACCTGTTCGACCGCGAAGCCGTGTTCATCGAGCGCGTGATGCGTCCGCTGCGTAAGGACATGCCGGCCCTGAACGTGGTGTTCGAACACATCACCACCAAGGACGCGGCCCAGTACGTGGCCGAGGCCGAAGGCCCGATCGCGGCCACCATCACCGCCCACCACCTGCTGTACAACCGCAACGAAATCTTCCGCGGCGGCATTCGCCCGCACTTCTACTGCCTGCCGGTGCTCAAGCGCGAAGAACACCGGCTGGCGCTGGTCACCGCCGCCACCAGCGGCGACGAGCGCTTCTTCCTGGGCACCGACTCGGCTCCGCACGCGGTGCACACCAAGTACGCCGCCTGCGGCTGCGCCGGCTGCTACACCGCGCTGCACGCGATGGAGATGTACACCGAAGCCTTCGCCCAGGCCGGCGCGCTGGATAAGCTCGAAGCCTTCGCCAGCTTCAACGGCCCGGCCTTCTACAACCTGCCGAGGAACGTTGGCACGATCACGCTCAAGCGCGAATCGTGGACCCTGCCGGAATCGGTGCCGATGGGCGAACACCAGCTGGTGCCGCTGAACGCGGGCGAGAGCATCAACTGGAAGATGGTATAA
- a CDS encoding DUF3025 domain-containing protein, translating to MLPPIDWARPWYDSVRPSFERAAPPPDAFIDAFNVAARGLDLRNGAGMPLSFVPQAALPEGVAYEEFIGATGQVPTRDNLHDFFNALVWQTFPGIKRALNALQAAQIAQAGVGKSRGPARDAATIFDENAALLVVRDDEAGRALVDDLRAHRWLAALYDRRDSFGKDVEVWLFGHALMEKLVAPRKAITAHTRVVFAGDDYFALPRDARRAWLDREVAASLATQDLTPGGFTPLQVLGIPGWWPGQDPDFYLDTTVFRPKRTA from the coding sequence GTGCTGCCGCCGATCGACTGGGCGCGGCCGTGGTACGACTCGGTGCGCCCAAGCTTTGAGCGCGCCGCGCCGCCGCCGGATGCCTTCATCGACGCCTTCAACGTAGCGGCGCGCGGGCTCGACCTGCGCAACGGCGCCGGCATGCCCTTGTCCTTCGTGCCGCAGGCCGCGCTGCCGGAAGGGGTGGCGTACGAGGAATTCATCGGCGCCACCGGCCAGGTGCCGACCCGCGACAACCTGCACGATTTCTTCAATGCGTTGGTGTGGCAGACCTTCCCGGGTATCAAGCGCGCGCTGAACGCGCTGCAGGCGGCGCAGATCGCGCAGGCCGGCGTCGGCAAGTCGCGCGGGCCGGCGCGCGACGCCGCCACGATCTTCGACGAGAACGCGGCCCTGCTGGTGGTGCGCGACGATGAAGCCGGGCGGGCGCTGGTCGACGACTTGCGTGCGCACCGCTGGCTCGCCGCCCTGTACGATCGGCGTGACTCGTTCGGCAAGGACGTCGAGGTCTGGCTGTTCGGCCACGCGCTGATGGAAAAGCTGGTGGCGCCGCGCAAGGCGATCACCGCGCATACGCGGGTGGTATTCGCCGGCGACGATTACTTTGCGCTGCCACGCGATGCGCGGCGCGCCTGGCTCGACCGCGAGGTGGCGGCCAGCCTGGCGACGCAAGACCTGACGCCGGGCGGCTTCACGCCCTTGCAGGTGCTGGGCATCCCGGGCTGGTGGCCTGGACAAGACCCTGATTTTTATCTGGATACGACTGTATTCCGTCCCAAGCGGACGGCTTGA
- a CDS encoding Gfo/Idh/MocA family protein, with product MAETVRWGILGTGKISRAFANALKDVPGAVLAAVGSRSHDKAAAFAEEFGALASYGSCELLAQAEGVDLIYIGTPHPEHAGNALMALRAGKGVLCEKPFTMNLREAEQVVTLARSKRLFLMEAMWTRYLPAYLEVKRILASGEIGTPRQVVADFGFAAAFGPEHRVFNPELGGGALLDLGIYPLSVAAGLLGPVLEVRAQAQMGPTGVDVQTGFTLKHEGGGMSVCSCSLLARTPAELTVSGERGQVRMNTMFHRATSVTVKLDDGSERTIETPYLGNGYVHEAIEAQRCWQQGLLESPSMTQGETLALMGVMDEIRRQIGLRYAADRA from the coding sequence ATGGCTGAAACGGTACGCTGGGGGATACTCGGCACGGGCAAGATTTCGCGCGCCTTTGCCAATGCATTGAAGGACGTGCCGGGCGCCGTGCTGGCCGCCGTGGGCTCGCGCAGCCATGACAAGGCCGCGGCCTTCGCCGAAGAGTTCGGCGCATTGGCCAGCTACGGCTCGTGCGAGCTGCTGGCCCAGGCCGAGGGCGTCGACCTGATCTACATCGGCACGCCACACCCGGAACACGCCGGCAACGCTCTGATGGCGCTGCGCGCCGGCAAGGGCGTGCTGTGCGAGAAGCCGTTCACGATGAACCTGCGCGAAGCCGAGCAGGTGGTGACCCTGGCGCGCTCGAAACGCCTGTTCCTGATGGAGGCGATGTGGACGCGCTACCTGCCGGCCTACCTGGAAGTGAAGCGCATCCTGGCCTCGGGCGAGATCGGCACCCCGCGCCAGGTCGTCGCCGACTTCGGCTTCGCCGCCGCCTTCGGTCCCGAGCACCGCGTCTTCAATCCCGAGCTGGGCGGCGGCGCGCTGCTCGACCTGGGCATCTACCCGCTGTCGGTCGCGGCCGGCCTGTTGGGCCCCGTGCTCGAAGTGCGCGCGCAGGCCCAGATGGGACCGACCGGCGTCGACGTCCAGACCGGCTTCACGCTCAAGCACGAAGGCGGCGGCATGTCGGTGTGCAGCTGCTCCCTCCTGGCGCGCACGCCGGCCGAGCTGACCGTGTCGGGCGAGCGCGGCCAGGTGCGGATGAACACCATGTTCCACCGCGCGACCTCGGTCACGGTCAAGCTGGACGACGGCAGCGAGCGCACGATCGAAACCCCGTATCTCGGCAACGGCTACGTGCACGAGGCGATCGAGGCCCAGCGCTGCTGGCAGCAGGGGCTGTTGGAAAGCCCGTCGATGACGCAGGGAGAGACGCTGGCGCTGATGGGCGTGATGGACGAGATCCGGCGCCAGATCGGCCTGCGTTACGCGGCCGACCGCGCTTAG
- a CDS encoding glyoxalase superfamily protein, whose amino-acid sequence MKLGSVTPILRVFDEAKAREFYVDYLGFTADWEHRFGPGMPLYLQVSRGDCVLHLSEHHGDCCPGAALRIEVDDVDGLHVELAAKHYGYARPGIENTPWETRELSVKDPFGNRLTFVHSTAKENHET is encoded by the coding sequence ATGAAGCTCGGGAGCGTCACGCCGATCCTGCGCGTCTTCGACGAGGCCAAGGCCCGGGAATTCTACGTCGATTACCTCGGATTCACGGCCGACTGGGAGCACCGCTTCGGCCCTGGCATGCCGCTCTACCTGCAGGTGTCGCGCGGCGACTGCGTGCTGCACCTGAGCGAGCATCACGGCGATTGCTGCCCGGGCGCCGCGCTGAGGATCGAGGTCGACGACGTCGACGGCCTGCATGTCGAGCTGGCCGCCAAACATTATGGTTATGCGCGGCCCGGGATCGAGAACACGCCGTGGGAGACGCGCGAGCTGAGCGTCAAGGATCCGTTCGGGAACAGGCTGACGTTCGTACATTCAACCGCCAAGGAAAACCATGAAACGTGA
- a CDS encoding YggL family protein, translated as MKRDVRATSCIRRLNRRQRKKLRVAEFTEHVFDVEIRFVQALDGAPYDRLIDDLLGFLEQRGLLGGAFGGRMPLTETSGVITTIERGSPSEEDREAVGRWLRARCEVADVRVLELTDGWHGYPL; from the coding sequence ATGAAACGTGATGTTCGCGCGACCAGTTGCATACGGCGCTTGAATCGGCGGCAACGCAAGAAGCTGCGCGTTGCCGAATTCACCGAGCATGTCTTCGACGTCGAGATCAGGTTCGTGCAAGCGCTGGATGGCGCGCCTTACGACCGTTTGATCGACGATCTGCTCGGCTTCCTGGAACAGCGCGGCCTGCTCGGCGGCGCTTTCGGCGGTCGCATGCCATTGACGGAAACGTCTGGTGTCATCACGACGATCGAGCGAGGTTCGCCAAGCGAGGAGGACCGTGAAGCGGTGGGGCGGTGGCTGCGTGCACGCTGCGAAGTGGCGGATGTGCGTGTCCTCGAATTGACCGACGGGTGGCACGGCTACCCCCTCTGA
- the recG gene encoding ATP-dependent DNA helicase RecG: MPASKTTNPPKTLESKLARLGLRSDMDLVLHLPMRYEDETRIVSIREACLRGGHVSQVEGVVTKNEISFKPRRQLLVTIADESGDLLLRFMNFYGSQVKQMAEGVRIRARGELKHGFFGAEMVHPQYKVVNEGAPLPFSLTPVYPAGEGLSQTVLRRAIADAMKRIDWSDTVPAGIRAKMGLIDFEPAVKLLHYPPADVDEHALGEKSHPAWERMKFDELLAQQLSLKRAQRARREKGAPHLRAVGRLSEAFLAALPFKLTGAQRRVVEEIRADLREGYPMQRLLQGDVGSGKTVVSALAAAQAIDSGYQAALMAPTEILAEQHFRKIAAWMEPLGVKVAWLTGSLKKKEKAASNELIESGEANLVIGTHALIQDTVQFAKLGLVIVDEQHRFGVGQRLTLRNKGSDGLVPHQLMMSATPIPRTLAMTYYADLEVSVIDELPPGRSPIVTRAIDQMRRDEVIERVYAAALEGRQVYWVCPLIEESEALQLQTATETYETLAESLPELQVGLVHGRMKPAEKQDVMDAFTAGEVHVLVATTVIEVGVDVPNASLMVIEHAERFGLSQLHQLRGRVGRGSAASVCLLLYQSPLGQVAKQRLMTMRETTDGFEIARRDLEIRGPGEFLGARQSGQAMLRFADLELDGWLVDRARDVAQYLLDGEKPEKIAVVDAHLARWLGGREEFLKV; the protein is encoded by the coding sequence ATGCCCGCCTCCAAGACCACAAATCCACCCAAAACCCTCGAAAGCAAGCTCGCCCGCCTCGGACTGCGCAGCGACATGGACCTGGTATTGCACCTGCCGATGCGCTACGAGGACGAGACCCGGATCGTGTCCATCCGCGAAGCCTGCCTGCGCGGCGGCCATGTTTCGCAGGTCGAAGGCGTGGTGACCAAGAACGAAATCTCGTTCAAGCCACGGCGCCAGCTGCTGGTGACCATCGCCGACGAATCGGGCGACCTGCTGCTGCGCTTCATGAATTTCTACGGCAGCCAGGTCAAGCAGATGGCCGAAGGCGTGCGCATCCGGGCGCGTGGCGAACTGAAACACGGCTTCTTCGGCGCCGAGATGGTGCATCCGCAATACAAGGTCGTCAACGAAGGCGCGCCGCTGCCTTTCTCGCTCACGCCTGTGTATCCGGCCGGCGAAGGCCTGTCGCAGACGGTGCTGCGGCGCGCGATCGCCGACGCGATGAAGCGGATCGACTGGAGCGATACCGTCCCCGCGGGCATCCGCGCCAAGATGGGGCTGATCGACTTCGAGCCGGCCGTGAAACTGCTGCACTACCCGCCGGCCGACGTCGACGAACATGCGCTGGGCGAAAAATCGCATCCGGCCTGGGAGCGCATGAAGTTCGACGAGCTGCTGGCGCAGCAGCTGTCGCTGAAACGGGCGCAGCGTGCGCGGCGCGAGAAAGGGGCGCCGCACCTGCGCGCGGTGGGCCGGCTGTCGGAAGCCTTCCTGGCGGCGCTGCCGTTCAAGCTGACCGGCGCCCAGCGGCGCGTGGTGGAAGAGATCCGCGCGGACTTGCGCGAAGGCTATCCGATGCAGCGCCTGCTGCAGGGCGACGTCGGCAGCGGCAAGACCGTGGTCTCGGCGCTGGCCGCGGCGCAGGCGATCGACAGCGGCTACCAGGCGGCGCTGATGGCGCCGACCGAGATCCTGGCCGAGCAGCATTTCCGCAAGATCGCGGCCTGGATGGAGCCGCTCGGCGTGAAAGTCGCCTGGCTCACCGGCAGCCTCAAGAAAAAAGAGAAGGCCGCGTCGAACGAGTTGATCGAGTCGGGCGAGGCGAACCTGGTGATCGGCACCCATGCGCTGATCCAGGACACCGTGCAGTTCGCGAAACTGGGCCTGGTGATCGTCGACGAGCAGCACCGCTTCGGCGTCGGCCAGCGCCTCACCCTGCGCAACAAGGGCAGCGACGGCCTGGTGCCGCACCAATTGATGATGTCGGCCACGCCGATCCCGCGCACGCTGGCGATGACGTATTACGCCGATCTGGAGGTGTCGGTGATCGACGAGCTGCCGCCTGGACGCAGCCCCATCGTCACGCGCGCGATCGACCAGATGCGGCGCGACGAAGTGATCGAGCGCGTCTACGCGGCGGCGCTCGAAGGCCGGCAGGTGTACTGGGTCTGCCCGCTGATCGAGGAATCCGAGGCCCTGCAATTGCAGACCGCGACCGAGACCTACGAGACCCTCGCCGAATCGCTGCCCGAGCTGCAGGTGGGGCTGGTGCATGGCCGCATGAAACCGGCCGAAAAACAGGACGTGATGGACGCCTTCACGGCGGGCGAGGTGCACGTGCTGGTGGCGACCACGGTGATCGAGGTCGGGGTCGACGTGCCGAATGCCTCGTTGATGGTGATCGAGCATGCCGAGCGCTTCGGCCTGTCGCAGCTGCACCAGCTGCGCGGGCGGGTCGGGCGGGGCTCGGCGGCCTCGGTATGCCTGCTGCTCTACCAGTCGCCGCTGGGCCAGGTGGCCAAACAGCGTTTGATGACGATGCGCGAAACGACCGACGGCTTCGAGATCGCGCGGCGCGACCTGGAGATCCGCGGCCCGGGCGAATTCCTGGGCGCGCGCCAGTCGGGCCAGGCGATGCTGCGCTTTGCCGACCTGGAGCTCGATGGCTGGCTGGTCGACCGCGCGCGCGACGTGGCGCAGTATCTGCTCGATGGCGAAAAGCCCGAGAAGATCGCGGTGGTCGATGCGCACCTGGCGCGCTGGCTGGGTGGGCGCGAGGAATTCCTGAAGGTTTGA
- the queA gene encoding tRNA preQ1(34) S-adenosylmethionine ribosyltransferase-isomerase QueA: MYSLSDFDFELPPERIAQLPLPDRSASRLLQLDGDQILDRHFSDIVDQLQPGDLLVMNNTRVLKARFFGVKETGGQVEVLVERVLDERTVLAQVRASKSPKPGNRIRLADAFDVTVGERAGEFFTLHFEGDVFELIEAHGRLPLPPYIEHTADEFDEQRYQTVYSKEPGAVAAPTAGLHFDQPLLDKLAQKGVRFAYVTLHVGAGTFQPVRVEDLSEHKMHTEWYTISQETVDAVRAAKAAGRDVVAVGTTSLRALESASQSGELVAGSADTALFITPGYTFKTVTRLVTNFHLPKSTLLMLVSAFAGFAPIRKAYAHAIANEYRFFSYGDAMLLTTTSR, translated from the coding sequence ATGTACTCGCTTTCCGATTTCGACTTCGAGCTGCCCCCCGAGCGCATCGCGCAGCTGCCCCTGCCAGACCGCAGCGCCTCGCGCCTGCTGCAGCTCGACGGTGATCAGATCCTCGATCGCCACTTCTCCGACATCGTCGACCAGCTCCAGCCGGGCGACCTCTTGGTGATGAACAATACCCGCGTGCTCAAGGCGCGCTTCTTCGGCGTCAAGGAAACCGGCGGCCAGGTCGAGGTGCTGGTCGAGCGCGTGCTCGACGAGCGCACCGTGCTGGCCCAGGTGCGCGCGTCCAAGTCGCCCAAGCCGGGCAACCGCATCCGCCTGGCCGATGCCTTCGACGTCACGGTCGGCGAACGCGCCGGCGAATTCTTCACCCTCCATTTCGAGGGCGATGTGTTCGAGCTGATCGAAGCCCACGGCCGCCTGCCGCTGCCGCCCTATATCGAGCACACCGCCGACGAATTCGACGAGCAGCGCTACCAGACCGTGTACTCGAAAGAGCCGGGCGCCGTCGCCGCGCCGACCGCCGGCCTTCACTTCGACCAGCCGCTGCTCGACAAGTTGGCGCAAAAAGGCGTCAGGTTCGCCTACGTCACCCTGCACGTCGGCGCCGGCACCTTCCAGCCGGTGCGGGTCGAGGATTTGAGCGAGCACAAGATGCACACCGAGTGGTACACCATTTCGCAAGAGACGGTGGACGCGGTGCGCGCCGCGAAAGCGGCGGGCCGCGACGTGGTCGCCGTCGGCACCACCAGCTTGCGCGCGCTGGAGTCGGCCTCGCAAAGCGGCGAGCTGGTCGCAGGCAGTGCCGATACCGCGCTGTTCATCACGCCCGGCTACACCTTCAAGACCGTCACGCGCCTGGTCACCAACTTCCACCTGCCCAAGTCGACCCTGCTGATGCTGGTGTCGGCCTTCGCCGGTTTTGCACCGATCCGCAAGGCCTATGCCCATGCGATCGCCAACGAATACCGCTTCTTCAGCTATGGCGACGCCATGCTGCTGACGACCACTTCACGTTGA
- the tgt gene encoding tRNA guanosine(34) transglycosylase Tgt: MLEFTLLKKDTSGLSHARRGRLKLNHGTIETPIFMPVGTYGSVKAMSPVELKEVGSQIILGNTFHLWLRPGVDVMNKFGGLHGFMGWDKPILTDSGGFQVFSLGAMRKITEEGVKFASPIDGSRQFLSPEISMQIQRALNSDIVMQFDECTPYEIDGRPATAEEAAKSMRMSLRWAQRSMNEFTGGENPNALFGIVQGGMYEHLRDESLAGLEDIDFPGLAIGGLSVGEPKEDMKRILAHVGPRLPENKPHYLMGVGTPEDLVDGVANGVDMFDCVMPTRNARNGWLFTRFGDVKIKNARYKDDQAPLDESCDCYCCKNFSRAYLHHLHRSNEILGARLNTIHNLHYYLKLMQEMRDAIDADRFNEFRIAFNAGRARGV, from the coding sequence ATGCTCGAATTTACCCTGCTCAAGAAAGACACCAGCGGCCTGTCGCATGCCCGCCGCGGCCGCCTGAAGCTGAACCACGGCACCATCGAAACCCCGATCTTCATGCCGGTCGGCACCTATGGTTCGGTCAAGGCCATGTCGCCGGTCGAACTCAAGGAAGTCGGCTCGCAGATCATCCTCGGCAACACCTTCCACCTGTGGCTGCGTCCCGGCGTCGACGTGATGAACAAGTTCGGCGGCCTGCATGGGTTCATGGGCTGGGACAAGCCGATCCTGACCGACTCCGGCGGCTTCCAGGTGTTCTCGCTGGGCGCCATGCGCAAGATCACGGAAGAGGGCGTCAAGTTCGCTTCGCCGATCGACGGCTCGCGCCAGTTCCTGTCGCCCGAGATCTCGATGCAGATCCAGCGCGCGCTGAACTCGGACATCGTGATGCAGTTCGACGAATGCACCCCATACGAGATCGACGGCCGCCCGGCCACCGCCGAAGAAGCGGCCAAGTCGATGCGCATGTCGCTGCGCTGGGCCCAGCGCTCGATGAACGAATTCACCGGCGGCGAAAACCCGAACGCGCTGTTCGGCATCGTCCAGGGCGGCATGTACGAGCACCTGCGCGACGAGTCGCTGGCCGGCCTGGAAGACATCGATTTCCCGGGCCTGGCGATCGGCGGCCTGTCGGTCGGCGAACCGAAGGAAGACATGAAGCGCATCCTGGCCCATGTCGGCCCGCGCCTGCCCGAGAACAAGCCGCACTACCTGATGGGCGTCGGCACGCCGGAAGACCTGGTCGACGGCGTGGCGAACGGCGTCGACATGTTCGACTGCGTGATGCCGACCCGGAATGCGCGCAATGGCTGGCTGTTCACCCGCTTCGGCGACGTCAAGATCAAGAATGCGCGCTACAAGGACGACCAGGCGCCGCTGGACGAGAGCTGCGATTGCTATTGCTGCAAGAATTTCTCGCGCGCCTACCTGCACCACCTGCACCGCTCGAACGAAATCCTGGGCGCCCGCCTGAACACGATCCACAACCTGCATTACTACCTGAAGTTGATGCAGGAAATGCGCGACGCCATCGATGCCGACCGTTTCAACGAGTTCCGCATCGCGTTCAATGCGGGCCGCGCACGCGGCGTGTAA
- the yajC gene encoding preprotein translocase subunit YajC, giving the protein MFISNAYAQTAAADPGIMGSLTTFLPLILMFVVMYFLMIRPQQKRQRELKAMMDALTKGDEVVTAGGIVGRVSKVTDAYVTLEIATGTDITVQKNAVTTLLPKGTLKAL; this is encoded by the coding sequence GTGTTCATTTCCAACGCTTACGCGCAAACCGCCGCCGCTGACCCAGGCATCATGGGCAGCCTGACGACCTTCCTGCCGCTGATCCTGATGTTCGTGGTCATGTATTTCCTGATGATCCGTCCTCAGCAGAAACGTCAGCGCGAGTTGAAAGCGATGATGGATGCACTGACCAAGGGCGATGAAGTCGTGACCGCCGGCGGCATCGTCGGCCGCGTCTCGAAAGTGACCGACGCCTACGTCACCCTGGAAATCGCTACCGGCACCGACATCACCGTGCAGAAGAACGCAGTGACCACCCTGCTGCCGAAGGGCACCCTGAAAGCCCTGTAA